The segment CGATCCACAGGACCTCGCCGAAGCGCTGCGCGCCGACCTGACGGCCGAGTGTGTGCTGGTCCACGACGACCGCGGCGGAACCCTCGCGACGTCGGTGCGGCCGGGGACCGTCGCGGACACCGATGCCCTGGTGGCCGCGGTGTCCGGCACCGATGCTGTCGGCTGGCCGGTCCGACGACCGCTCGACGGGCTGGAAGGTGCGGCGGTCCCGATCGTCGCCGCCAACCAGGTCCTCGGAACCCTCTACTACCTGGGGCGCCCGCTCAGCGAGGACGACCTGCGGACCGTGGAACGCGGCATCTCGGCGATCTCGGTGCTGCTGCTGAACCAGCGGGCCAGCGACGAGGCCGACAACCGACTGCGCGGCGAGATCCTCGCCGATCTACTGATGCAGGCGCCGAGCGACGTGATGGGCATCCGCCGTCGGGCGAGCCTCCTCGGCGTCGACCTGGGACAACCGTTCGTCCTCGTCGTGATCCTTCCCGACCACGAGGTGACGAGCGCCCTCCGCTCCGAGGCGGGCGGACTCGCACGGGCGGCCGGGGGACTGGTGTCGTCGTACGCGGACCGGATCGTCGCGCTGGTTCCCCAGCGGTGGTCGTCGGGCCCGGCGCGGGAGGTGGTTCGACGACTGCAGCACATCGGGGTCACCGCGGCGTCGGCCGGACCCAGCACCGAGCTCTCCGACCTCATCGATCTGGAGGACCGCGCCCACCGTGCGGCGAACCTACTCGTCGCGCTCGGTCGCGTCGGAGAGGGGGCTGCGGAGGAGGAGCTCGGCGTGTTCGGTTTGTTGCTCAGCGAGGCGGCACCGGATCGGATCCGGTCGTTCGTCGGCGCCCAGCTAGACCCGGTGCGGCGCTACGACGCGGAGAAGGGCTCCGATCTGTTGGCGACGATGGCGGCGTTCTTCGCCGCTGAGGGAAGCGCGGCCGGGACCGCTGCGGCGCTGTTCATCCACGTCAACACCGTCTACCAGCGGTTGGAGCGCGTCGACCGACTCCTCGGCACTGGCTGGCGGACCGGCGACCGCGCCCTCGAGGTCCGCCTCGCACTGCGGATGGACCGCCTGATGCGCCCCACCTAGCGTCGCCCGGAACTCCCAACGCATGAATGACTTCCACGAAAGGACGGTGCGGCGTGCTCTCCCATGCCCCCACAACCGAATCCGCGCGACCCGCCTGGTGGCAGGACCTCCAGGCCGACGAGTTCGCCTGGCAGGTGCCCGACGACCTCAACATCGCCCGAGTCTGCGCCGACGACCAGGATCCGGCGGCGACGGCTCTCATCGTCGACACCGGATCGGACGTCTCGCACTACACCTTCGGTGAACTCCGCGACCTCAGTCGGCAGTTCGCGGCCGGGCTGCGCGAGGCCGGGATCGACGTGGGGGACCGGATCGGCGTCATGGTGCCGCAGGGTCTGGAAGTGCTGACCGCCCACCTCGGCGCCTACCGCGCGGGTGTCGTCACCGTCCCGCTGTCGGTGAAGTTCGGTCCGTCCGCCGTCCTGCACCGTCTCGGCGACTCGGGGGCACGACTGCTGGTGGTCGACGAGCAGATCCTGCCCCGGATCCGCGACGACATCGCAACCCTGCCGGACCTGGAGACCGTCGTCGTGGTCGGTGCCGCGGGCAACGGTGCCCGCGAGATCGCCTTCGCGGACTTCGCCGATCGGCCCGCCACCACAGAGGCTGACGCGCCGACGACGGCGGAGAGTCCGGCGATCATCGTCTACACGTCCGGCACCACTGGTGCGGCCAAGGGTGCGCTGCACGCCCACCGTGTCCTGCCCGCCCACATGCCGGCGGTGCGGACGGTCTTCGGGAACGCGCCGCAGCCCGGTGACGTCTTCTGGACGCCCGCGGACTGGGCGTGGATCGGCGGCCTGTACGACGTCCTCTTTCCTGCACTCGGGATGGGCTGCGCGGTCGTCGCCACCCCCGACGGGTTCACACCGCAGCGAGCGCTCGAGGTGATGGAGGCCCACCGGGTGACCGCGTCTTTCATCCCGCCGACCGCGTTGAAGCAGATGCGCGCCACCGGTGTCGACCGCGAGGCCGCGTCCGGCTTGTGCGTGCGCGCGCTGGTGTCGGGCGGTGAATCGTTGGGCGAGGTGCTGCGTGCCTGGGTCGCGGAGACCTTTCACGTCGACATCAACGAGTTCTACGGGCAGACCGAGATGAACCTGACCATCGGCACCGACCGCACCGCGTGGACCGCCGAACCCGGGTCGATGGGGCGCGCCTTCCCCGGTTTCACCGTGCGAATTCTGACCGAGGACGACGTCGTCGCCGAGCCCGGGAACGTCGGCGAGATCTGCGTCGCGACCGGCAATCCCGGGCAGTTCCTCGGCTACTGGAATCTGCCGGACCGTACGCAGGACAAGGTGCACGACGGATGGATTCACACCGGTGACCGCGGGCGAGCCGACGCCGACGGCAACATCTGGTACGAAGGCCGGGCCGACGACGTGATCTCCTCGGCCGGTTACCGCATCGGTCCGGGGGAGATCGAGGAGTGCCTGATCACGCATCCGTCCGTCGCGATGGCGGCGGTGATCGGTGTGCCGGACGACCTGCGGGGCGAGGCGGTCCACGCGTTCGTCGTCCCGTCAGCGGACGCGGCACCGGAGCAGACCCTGCGCGTCGAACTGCAGAATCATGTGAAGCACCATTTGGCGTTCTACCAGTACCCGCGCCAGATCACGTTCGTCGACGAATTGCCGACCACCGTCACCGGGAAGATTCTGCGGCGCGAACTCCGCGTGCTCGCCGCCCAGTCCTGACCCGTCGCTACTTCTCCACCTCGAACAGCCCCGACAGGGCAGCCGTCTTGGTCTGGTCGGTCGGTGCGGGCGGCTGCGCGGGGTCGGTCGGGACCGTCGACTCGTCGTCGTAGGTGATGTCGTCGTTCGGGTCCAGCGGGTTGGCGGTCTGCGCGATGGCCTGCGGGCAGTCGAAGCGGCCGGACGCCTTCTTAGCGGTGACCGTCTGCAGTTTCAGCGTGCAGGTCGGCGACGTGTAGTAGACGCCGTCGATGGACACACCGATCGTGGAGGTGATCGGGGAGCCGGGGACGCGAGCGGTGGCACCGCGGGGCCACGGGAGGATGGCACCCGCCAAGTCGACGGCCAGGAACTCCAGTTGGGCGCCCTCACCGCGGTCGCCGGCGAAGGTGAACAGGAGCGTGTCGGGTGGCACGTTCGGGTTCGTGGGACCCGACTTGGCGAACTGCAGGCAGCGGGCGGGCCCGTCGACCGGCGCGACGGAGATCCTGATGGCGCCGTGGGCGTAGTCGAGCCCGTATCCGCTGCGGACGATCTCGCCGGCGGTCGGCGTCGTCGTGCACGCGGCGTCCTTGAGGACCTTGGTCGACGTCTTGATCAGGGGCGGTGGCGTCTCGGTACTGCTCGGTGCGGAGGTCGTGCCGTCGTTGCAGGCGGCCAGCATCAGCATGGCGCCCGCGAGAGCTGCGATCGAGATCGGTCGGATGCGCGTCATCGGATCAGTCGGCTGCTGCGACCAGCGGTTCCAGCAGAAGATCCGAGTGCTCCTTCTCGATGTACTGCAGACGCCACTTGTCGGAGAAGAGCGCCAGGATCGCGCCGTCGCTGCGGGTGAAGACCTCCACGCCGCGCTGCCGGTTCAACTCGGGCGCGCTGGCCTCGTCGGTGCGGCGGGCGATCGAGTAGCCGAGTGGCTCGACGATGGTGTCGACGTTGAACTCGGCCTTCATGCGTGCGGTCACGACCTCGAACTGCATGGGGCCCACCGCAGCCATGACGGGGGAGGCGTCGCCGCGGATGTCGTTGCGCAGCACCTGGACCACGCCCTCGGCGTCCATCTGGTCGACGGCCTTGCGGAACTGCTTGTACTTGTCGGCGGTCGTCACGCGCAGCGCCGAGAAGTGCTCGGGCGCGAACGACGGGATCGGCGGGAACTGCACCTTGGAATCCATGTACAGGGTGTCGCCGGGAGCCAGCGCCATCGCGTTGACCAGGCCGACGACGTCGCCGGGGTAGGCGTTGTCGACCGTGGAGCGGTCGCGCCCGAAGACCGCCTGCGCGTACTTGGTGGCGAACGGCTTGCCGGTCTGCGCGTGGGTGACGACCATGCCGCGCTCGAACTCGCCGGACACGATGCGCATGTAGGCGAGGCGGTCGCGGTGGCTGCTGTCCATGCCTGCCTGCACCTTGAAGACGACGGCGCTGAACGGGTCGGTGACCTCGCGCTCGTCGCCGTCGATGCTCTCGCGGCCGTGCGGCGGCGGCGCGAACTCGACGAGCGCGTCGAGCAGCTGCCGGACGCCGAAGTTCAGCATCGCGGAGGTGAAGATCATCGGCGACGTCTGCCCGGCCAGGAACATCTCCTGGTCGTGGTTCTGGCCGAGCTCGGACAGGAGCTGGTCCTCCTCCTGCGCCTCGGTCCAGGCGTCGCCCTCGCGCTCGGCGGCCTCGTCGGCGTTCATCAGGATCTCGGGGGCGATCTTCGCTCCGCCGGCCGTGCGCTCGAAGTGGATGTACTCGCCGGTGCGTCGGTCCAGCAGACCGCGGTAGTCGCCTGCGATGCCGACCGGCACGTACAGGGGCGTCGGGATGAGGCCGATGCGCTCGCTGATCTCGTCGATCAGCTCCAGAGGCGTCTGGCCGGGGCGGTCCCACTTGTTCACCACGGTGATCACCGGGATGCCGCGGTGGCGGCACACCTGGAACAGCTTCAGCGTCTGCGGCTCCAGGCCCTTCGCCGCGTCGATCAGCATCACGGCGGCGTCGACCGCGGTCAGCACGCGGTAGGTGTCCTCCGAGAAGTCGGAGTGACCGGGGGTGTCGACGAGGTTGATGACGTTCGGCAGCGGCGCCGTCGACGACTCGGGCGTGTAGTTGAACTGCAGTGCCGTCGACGTCACGGAGATGCCGCGCGCCTTCTCCATCTCCATCCAGTCCGAGACCGTCGCCCGTCGACTGCCCTTGCCGTGGACCGCGCCGGCCTCACTGATCATGTGCGCGTGCAGCGCCAACGCCTCGGTCATCGTCGACTTACCGGCATCCGGGTGGGAGATGATGGCGAACGTACGACGGCGCTTTACTTCACGACTGATGACCTCGGAACTCACCCGTCTACGCTAACGGTTTGCCGTGGTAACCGGGAAATTGGAGCGGAGCGACAGATCGAGCCGACGTCCGAGGCCGAAGGCCGAGGCGTCGGACGAGATCGTGGTGAGGGACGCTGGAACGCAACCGCCGGTCCGTCCACCACGTAACCGACTCCTCCGGTGCCGCCCGCATACGATGCTCGGCGGTCTTCCCGCACCACTTCGCGCCTCGTCGCACCAGTTCTGTCTCCCGCACTCGGTCGCGACCGAGTGCGGGAGACACAAGTGGTGCGACTGGTCGACAAATGGTGCGGCACCATCGACGGCTGTGCCGTGTTGGGAATCGGGTGTTCCGTCGCTTGTCTTCCGTCGCCTCCGGTCTATTCGAACGGAATCGGCGGCATCTTCACGACCTGGGCGGCGTAGCTGAGGCCGGCGCCGTAGCCGAGGAGGAGGGCGGTGTCGCCGGGCTTGGCGGCACCGGTCGAGAGGAGGTCCTCCATCGCGAGGGGGATGGACGCGGCGGAGGTGTTGCCGGTCTTCTCGATGTCGTTGGCGATGACCGTCGACTCCGGGAACTTCAGGCTGCGGGCGAGGAGTTCGTTGATGCGCGAGTTGGCCTGGTGGGGGACGAAGACGTCGATCTCGGAGGCGTCGACCTTCGCGACGTCGAGGGCGCGCTGCGCGGCCTTGCCCATCTCGAACGCGGCCCAGCGGAACACGGCGGTGCCCTCGAGGCGCAGGTAGGGGCGGTTCTCGATGTCGCCGCCGTCCATGTAACTGATCCAGTCGATGTCCTGGCGGATCGCGTTGAACTGGGTGCCGTCGCTGCCCCAGACCACCGGACCCAGTTCCTGCTGCTCGGTCGGACCCACGACCACCGCAGCGGCGCCGTCGCCGAAGATGAAGCAGTTGGTGCGATCGGTCATGTCCAGCGCGACCGACAACTGCTCGGCACCGATCACCAGGACGTGGCTGGCCGAACCGCCGCGCACCATGTCGGCGGCCAGCGACATCGCGTACCCGAAGCCTGCGCAGCCGACGGTCACGTCGAACGCCGGGACGCCGTTCGCGCCCAGCTCGGTGGCGATGGCCGTCGCCCCCGCAGGCGTCAGCAGCAGGTGCGTGTTGGTGGCGAGAATGACTGCGTCGATGTCCGACCCCGACAGCAGCGCGTTCGCGATCGCCTTGCGGCCCGCGTTGACGCCCATCTCGACGACGGTCTCGTCGCGCCGCGCGAAGCGCCGACTCTTGATGCCGGTGCGGGTGTAGATCCACTCGTCGGATGAGTCGATGGTCTCGCAGATCTCGTCGTTGGTGACGACGCGCTCGGGTCGGTACGCGCCGATCCCCAGCATGCCGATCTTGCGGACGCCTACAGCTTCGGGCAGTTCGTTCATACGTGAGTCTCCCAATTGTCGGCGTGCGCGGGAACACACGCTTTTCCCGACCGTCTCACGGCCCGCCGGTTACCGGGAAGTAGAACTCGCGAGTAGGCCTGTGTGAGTTCGCATCTGCCGTGTCGGCGGCTCTTCCTGTGCGCGACGATTACCGTTACTTCTATGTCTGTATCGACCACCCGGCTGTTACTGCTCGGCGCGGTCGGACTGTTCGAGCCGGTCAACGGCTACCAGATCCGACGCGAGCTGCTGTCGTGGCGAGTCGACGAATGGGCCAGCATCAAACCGGGCTCGATCTATCACGGCCTCCGCACCCTCGCCGATCAAGGGCTCCTCGCCGATCGCACGCTCGCCGACGACGGCCGCGAGGTGGTGGTCTACCAACTCACCCGCGAGGGGAGGGCGACGCTGGAGGAGGCGGTCATCGCTGCGATCGTCGAGGTCAACATCTTCGACCGCCACGCCTTCCAAGCCGCGTTCGGACTGCTTCCGATGCTCGGCACCGCCAGGGCGACCGAAGCGCTCCGCGCCCGTCGGGTCGAGTTGGCAGGGAAGATCGGCCACATCCTGCCGCCGGCGGGCACCGACCCCTACGCGCCGCCGCATGCCGTGCGCAGCCTGGAGCTCTGGAAGAGCTTCGCCGAGGTGGAACTCCACTGGCTCGACGGGGTCCTCGCCGACATCGACGACGGCGCCCTCGCTTTCGACGGCACCGGACGCTGGAGTCCGCCATCGGACGACC is part of the Gordonia phthalatica genome and harbors:
- a CDS encoding helix-turn-helix domain-containing protein gives rise to the protein MLGTLLRQLLDDGPSSDIDAEILTRSAEIEQLPPDLRSEARAELDTVVELRGLLEMLRRRSQELRALFETAGDLSSMRDVERVLQAIVRRGRQLLNTDIAYLMLVDPERGDTYMRVTEGTTGKGFSDIRLPLGAGLGGQVAAAGIPLWTRNYLADDRHEPVIDDSVTEEQVVAILGVPLRVGSKILGVLFAADRSERVFSTEEISLLSSLADHAAIAIENASRFEETRDALEQLEAAKVEIESNNRRLLRAVELHEKLMGLVVGGHDPQDLAEALRADLTAECVLVHDDRGGTLATSVRPGTVADTDALVAAVSGTDAVGWPVRRPLDGLEGAAVPIVAANQVLGTLYYLGRPLSEDDLRTVERGISAISVLLLNQRASDEADNRLRGEILADLLMQAPSDVMGIRRRASLLGVDLGQPFVLVVILPDHEVTSALRSEAGGLARAAGGLVSSYADRIVALVPQRWSSGPAREVVRRLQHIGVTAASAGPSTELSDLIDLEDRAHRAANLLVALGRVGEGAAEEELGVFGLLLSEAAPDRIRSFVGAQLDPVRRYDAEKGSDLLATMAAFFAAEGSAAGTAAALFIHVNTVYQRLERVDRLLGTGWRTGDRALEVRLALRMDRLMRPT
- a CDS encoding AMP-binding protein codes for the protein MLSHAPTTESARPAWWQDLQADEFAWQVPDDLNIARVCADDQDPAATALIVDTGSDVSHYTFGELRDLSRQFAAGLREAGIDVGDRIGVMVPQGLEVLTAHLGAYRAGVVTVPLSVKFGPSAVLHRLGDSGARLLVVDEQILPRIRDDIATLPDLETVVVVGAAGNGAREIAFADFADRPATTEADAPTTAESPAIIVYTSGTTGAAKGALHAHRVLPAHMPAVRTVFGNAPQPGDVFWTPADWAWIGGLYDVLFPALGMGCAVVATPDGFTPQRALEVMEAHRVTASFIPPTALKQMRATGVDREAASGLCVRALVSGGESLGEVLRAWVAETFHVDINEFYGQTEMNLTIGTDRTAWTAEPGSMGRAFPGFTVRILTEDDVVAEPGNVGEICVATGNPGQFLGYWNLPDRTQDKVHDGWIHTGDRGRADADGNIWYEGRADDVISSAGYRIGPGEIEECLITHPSVAMAAVIGVPDDLRGEAVHAFVVPSADAAPEQTLRVELQNHVKHHLAFYQYPRQITFVDELPTTVTGKILRRELRVLAAQS
- a CDS encoding peptide chain release factor 3, producing the protein MSSEVISREVKRRRTFAIISHPDAGKSTMTEALALHAHMISEAGAVHGKGSRRATVSDWMEMEKARGISVTSTALQFNYTPESSTAPLPNVINLVDTPGHSDFSEDTYRVLTAVDAAVMLIDAAKGLEPQTLKLFQVCRHRGIPVITVVNKWDRPGQTPLELIDEISERIGLIPTPLYVPVGIAGDYRGLLDRRTGEYIHFERTAGGAKIAPEILMNADEAAEREGDAWTEAQEEDQLLSELGQNHDQEMFLAGQTSPMIFTSAMLNFGVRQLLDALVEFAPPPHGRESIDGDEREVTDPFSAVVFKVQAGMDSSHRDRLAYMRIVSGEFERGMVVTHAQTGKPFATKYAQAVFGRDRSTVDNAYPGDVVGLVNAMALAPGDTLYMDSKVQFPPIPSFAPEHFSALRVTTADKYKQFRKAVDQMDAEGVVQVLRNDIRGDASPVMAAVGPMQFEVVTARMKAEFNVDTIVEPLGYSIARRTDEASAPELNRQRGVEVFTRSDGAILALFSDKWRLQYIEKEHSDLLLEPLVAAAD
- a CDS encoding PadR family transcriptional regulator, whose translation is MSVSTTRLLLLGAVGLFEPVNGYQIRRELLSWRVDEWASIKPGSIYHGLRTLADQGLLADRTLADDGREVVVYQLTREGRATLEEAVIAAIVEVNIFDRHAFQAAFGLLPMLGTARATEALRARRVELAGKIGHILPPAGTDPYAPPHAVRSLELWKSFAEVELHWLDGVLADIDDGALAFDGTGRWSPPSDDPGYQMVDDRARYLAELGRAGE
- a CDS encoding beta-ketoacyl-ACP synthase III, translated to MNELPEAVGVRKIGMLGIGAYRPERVVTNDEICETIDSSDEWIYTRTGIKSRRFARRDETVVEMGVNAGRKAIANALLSGSDIDAVILATNTHLLLTPAGATAIATELGANGVPAFDVTVGCAGFGYAMSLAADMVRGGSASHVLVIGAEQLSVALDMTDRTNCFIFGDGAAAVVVGPTEQQELGPVVWGSDGTQFNAIRQDIDWISYMDGGDIENRPYLRLEGTAVFRWAAFEMGKAAQRALDVAKVDASEIDVFVPHQANSRINELLARSLKFPESTVIANDIEKTGNTSAASIPLAMEDLLSTGAAKPGDTALLLGYGAGLSYAAQVVKMPPIPFE